One Alnus glutinosa chromosome 3, dhAlnGlut1.1, whole genome shotgun sequence genomic region harbors:
- the LOC133863932 gene encoding large ribosomal subunit protein P1-like produces MSLSELACSYAVLILQDDGIPITADKIATLVKSANVNVESYWPSLFAKLAEKRNIEDLILNAASGGGGAAIAVAPSAGGGGGGAAAAAPPPEEKKEEPKEESDDDMGFSLFD; encoded by the exons ATGTCGCTTTCAGAGCTCGCTTGCAGTTACGCTGTTTTGATCCTCCAAGACGATGGTATTCCCATCACT GCGGACAAGATTGCCACATTGGTGAAATCAGCGAATGTGAATGTTGAATCTTATTGGCCAAGCTTGTTTGCTAAGCTCGCCGAGAAGAGAAACATTGAGGATCTCATATTGAATGCTGCGTctggtggtggtggtgctgCAATTGCTGTTGCTCCATCAgctggaggtggtggtggtggcgctgctgctgctgctcctCCACCTGAGGAGAAGAAG GAAGAACCAAAGGAAGAGAGTGATGATGATATGGGGTTCAGCTTGTTTGATTAG
- the LOC133863930 gene encoding granule-bound starch synthase 1, chloroplastic/amyloplastic-like yields MATVAASSFASTSTSLANCGVTSGSEAKAKLGRMKCTTAHEGLRSLNQVDELRIKNMAKVTARRARSKTFKIRDARNSGIIVCGSGMNLIFVGTEVGPWSKTGGLGDVLGGLPPAMAANGHRVMTVSPRYDQYKDAWDTDVIVELKVGDQKEKVRFYHCYKRGVDRVFVDHPLFLEKVWGKTRSKIYGPVAGEDYKDNQVRFSLLCQAALEAPRVLNLNSNQYFSGTYGEDVVFIANDWHTALLPCYLKSMYKPKGIYKSARVAFCIHNIAYQGRFGFADFRLLSLPDEFKSSFDFIDGYEKPVKGRKINWMKAGILESDKVLTVSPYYAQELVSGVEKGVELENILRKTGITGIVNGMDVQEWNPLTDKYVGVKYDASTVVDAKPLLKEALQAEVGLPVDRKIPVIGFIGRLEEQKGSDILVAAIPHFIRENVQIIVLGTGKKPMEKQLEQLEITYPDNARGVAKFNVPLAHMIIAGADFILVPSRFEPCGLIQLHAMRYGTVPIVASTGGLVDTVKEGFTGFQMGGFNVECDAVDPADVTAVATTVKRALTTYGTPAFTELIKNCMAQELSWKGPAKKWEKELLSMGVDGSEPGIDGDEIAPLAKENVATP; encoded by the exons ATGGCAACTGTGGCTGCTTCAAGCTTTGCATCAACAAGTACTTCACTAGCCAACTGTGGAGTAACTTCTGGATCAGAGGCCAAAGCAAAACTGGGACGAATGAAGTGCACCACGGCTCACGAAGGGTTAAGATCCTTGAACCAAGTGGATGAGCTGCGTATCAAAAACATGGCGAAAGTAACTGCCAGACGGGCTAGGAGTAAAACGTTTAAGATTAGGGATGCGAGGAATTCAGGTATCATTGTTTGTGGAAGTGGGATGAATTTGATATTTGTTGGAACAGAAGTTGGTCCCTGGAGCAAAACTGGTGGACTTGGAGATGTTCTTGGAGGTCTGCCACCTGCAATGGCG GCCAATGGGCATCGTGTGATGACAGTATCTCCTCGTTATGACCAGTACAAAGATGCATGGGATACAGATGTTATAGTTGAG CTTAAAGTGGGAGATCAAAAGGAAAAGGTCCGGTTCTACCATTGCTACAAGAGAGGAGTTGATCGCGTTTTTGTGGATCACCCATTGTTTCTTGAAAAG GTGTGGGGGAAAACTAGATCCAAAATTTATGGCCCCGTTGCCGGAGAAGATTACAAGGACAATCAAGTTCGATTCAGCCTTCTATGCCAG GCAGCTCTAGAAGCACCAAGGGTTCTAAATCTTAACAGCAATCAATATTTCTCCGGAACATATG GTGAAGATGTTGTGTTCATTGCCAACGACTGGCACACTGCCCTGCTCCCTTGTTACCTGAAAAGTATGTACAAGCCCAAAGGCATATATAAAAGTGCAAGA GTTGCCTTTTGCATTCACAACATTGCTTACCAGGGCAGATTTGGCTTCGCAGATTTCAGACTTCTCAGTCTCCCAGATGAATTCAAAAGCTCTTTCGATTTTATTGATGG GTATGAAAAGCCAGTTAAGGGAAGGAAAATTAATTGGATGAAAGCTGGAATTTTAGAATCAGACAAAGTTTTAACTGTTAGCCCATACTATGCCCAAGAACTTGTTTCTGGCGTTGAAAAGGGAGTGGAATTGGAAAACATCCTTCGTAAAACTGGAATTACAGGAATTGTGAATGGCATGGATGTCCAAGAATGGAATCCGTTAACTGACAAATATGTAGGCGTCAAATATGATGCTTCAACT GTGGTGGATGCCAAGCCTCTTTTGAAGGAAGCCCTCCAAGCAGAAGTTGGATTGCCGGTGGATAGAAAAATCCCCGTTATAGGCTTTATTGGTAGGCTTGAAGAGCAGAAAGGTTCAGACATTCTTGTAGCAGCCATTCCCCATTTTATCCGAGAGAATGTGCAAATAATAGTCCTT GGGACTGGCAAGAAACCGATGGAGAAGCAGCTTGAACAGCTGGAGATAACATATCCTGACAACGCTCGAGGAGTGGCAAAATTCAATGTTCCCCTAGCTCATATGATCATTGCTGGTGCTGATTTTATATTGGTTCCTAGCAGATTTGAGCCCTGTGGTTTGATTCAATTACACGCCATGCGATACGGAACT GTACCCATAGTCGCCTCAACTGGTGGATTGGTTGACACTGTTAAAGAAGGCTTCACTGGATTTCAGATGGGAGGCTTCAATGttgaa TGTGATGCTGTGGATCCTGCGGATGTGACTGCTGTGGCTACAACCGTGAAAAGGGCCCTCACAACCTATGGAACTCCAGCTTTCACTGAGCTTATAAAGAATTGCATGGCCCAAGAACTCTCGTGGAAG GGACCTGCTAAGAAGTGGGAGAAGGAGCTGCTGAGCATGGGGGTCGATGGAAGTGAACCTGGAATCGACGGTGACGAAATAGCTCCCCTCGCCAAGGAAAACGTTGCAACACCCTGA
- the LOC133862590 gene encoding uncharacterized protein LOC133862590: MTKNLTTTELPPPTMELDLDTFLNSPLTSDDDDDDRENPNSVPHRTIDEILNASDSSTSSSPHASPPSIHLLPSDPKQEVSQSVNDAVSVSSPKAPSESSIFETLTVQSKPGSFARVRPGGGFSDDTLRRALPSLFGGVRPNAKPGAALAAATAASRALPTPHAAAIKSRRAANSQVVSEGSGSANGISDEKMGDFQSAEVSRGNEVLDGVKDEGFGEVSHGKEVESEAENVAQVDGLRVSDNDGELAETSTSISNSNVEPMNVEEDASNGNLDENACVVDENNSEVLDADGSGDKGSYSLDEFNEKRKVEEDSTMEALETPDLGKEMHGLKDDEDMSSLSDITELVEERIGQLESKRISKRAEQKSRASMKPLELAEELEKKNASTGLHWEEGAAAQPMRLEGVRRGSTTLGYFDIEADNTITRTISSHPCRRDYGSPQVLAVHTSYIAVGMSKGVILVVPSKYSCYNPDHTDAKMLVLGLQGDRLHAPVTSMCFNQQGDLLLAGYSDGHITVWDIQRSSAAKVITGEHTSPIVHTLFLGQDSQVTRQFKAVTGDSKGLVLLHAFSVVPLLNRFSIKTQCLLDGQKTGIVLSASPLLFDEFSGVASLSSQGNNAVSSSSLGSMVGGVVGGDAGWKLFNEASSLVEEGVVIFVTHQTALVVRLTPTLEVYAQLSKPDGVREGAMPYTAWKCMTQSRGSPTENMPAEAAERVSLLAIAWDRKVQVAKLVKSELKVYGKWSVDSPVLGLAWLDDQMLVVLTLTGQLCLFTKDGTVIHQTRFSVDGSGGDDLVAYHTHFINIFGNPEKAYHNCIAIRGASVYILGPMHLIISRLLPWKERIQVLKKAGDWMGALNMAMTLYDGQAHGVIDLPRSLDAVQEAIMPYLAELLLSYVDEVFSYISVAFCNQIEKVEQPENPNSRSSSVHSEIKEQYTRVGGVAVEFCVHIKRTDILFDEIFSKFVAVQQRDTFLELLEPYILRDMLGSLPPEIMQALVEHYSSKGWLQRVEQCVLHMDISSLDFNQVVRLCREHGLYGALVYLFNKGLDDFRAPLEELFVVLRNSLKESAAALGFRMLVYLKYCFSGLAFPPGQGTLPTTRLPSLRTELLQFLLEKSDALNSQTVSSLSSGGAYLNLYHLLELDTEATLDVLRCAFVEDEIPRPDFSLHDSADENMEVKKEDDNGGKKLLVQDTLNALVHILNRDIFQTERYGSEDVIGSVEEWPSKKDLGHIYEFIAYYVACRRANVSKSVLSQILEYLTSENTFPPNVSTHRIISKRREKQVLALLEAVPETDWNDSHVLDLCEKAQFYQVCGLIHSIRHQYLAALDSYMKDVDEPIHAFSFINKTLLLLSDRELAAFQSAVISRIPELVDLSREGSFFLVIDHFNKEASHILSELHSHPRSLFLYLKTVIEVHLSGTLNFSYLRQEDFMDSSDGRRIKDQARGLEFYMEKISDFPKFLRNNPVEVTDEMIELYLELLCQYEPGSVLKFLETFDSYRVEHCLRLCQEYGIIDAAAFLLERVGDVGSALLLTLSGLDSKFVELDTAVGGLVSNVALSSAAGTEYLRTLLYMKEVNDIHNILNACIGLCQRNTPRLNPEESETLWFRLLDSFCDPLMGSYSDEMVSRGENHVQMQPESSALQEDEDAGIVKWRISKSHRGAHILRKLFSQFIKDIVEGMIGYVRLPTIMSKLLSDNGSQEFGDFKLTILGMLGIYGFERRILDTAKSLIEDDTFYTMSLLKKGASHAYAPRSFICCICNCLLMKDSSSFSIRVFNCGHATHLQCEVPENEAESRGTSSGCPICMPKKKSQKAKNKSILPENGLVSKLSSRPQQTRGTNILHPHESDASENPYGLHPISRFEILASLQKDQRLVQIENVPQLRLAPPAVYHERVKKGTDIFTGESSNGLAKIEKQSKNRQLRDLRVKGSSRFPLKSSIFGKQKTSKR; this comes from the exons ATGACCAAGAATCTCACAACCACCGAACTACCACCTCCGACTATGGAACTCGACCTCGACACATTCCTTAACTCTCCCCTCACCAGCGATGACGACGATGACGACCGCGAGAACCCCAACTCTGTCCCTCACCGCACCATTGACGAAATCCTCAACGCCTCCGACTCATCCACGTCATCTTCGCCCCATGCCTCCCCGCCGTCCATCCATCTCCTCCCCTCAGATCCCAAACAAGAAGTCTCTCAGTCCGTAAACGATGCCGTCTCAGTCTCCTCCCCTAAAGCCCCCTCAGAGTCTTCCATCTTCGAAACCCTGACGGTTCAGTCCAAACCAGGCTCCTTCGCTCGGGTCAGGCCCGGCGGTGGGTTCTCGGATGATACGCTTCGGAGGGCGTTGCCGTCGCTGTTCGGCGGGGTCAGACCGAACGCGAAGCCTGGGGCGGCGCTGGCGGCTGCGACGGCAGCGTCGAGGGCTCTGCCGACCCCGCACGCTGCGGCGATAAAGTCGAGGAGGGCCGCGAACTCCCAAGTGGTTTCGGAGGGGTCGGGCTCTGCGAATGGAATTAGTGATGAGAAAATGGGCGACTTTCAGTCTGCTGAGGTTTCGAGAGGAAATGAGGTTTTGGACGGTGTAAAAGATGAGGGTTTTGGTGAGGTTTCTCATGGTAAAGAGGTCGAAAGCGAAGCGGAAAATGTGGCTCAAGTGGATGGATTAAGGGTTAGTGATAACGACGGAGAATTGGCGGAAACAAGCACTTCAATTTCAAATTCCAATGTTGAACCGATGAATGTTGAGGAGGACGCGAGCAATGGAAATCTAGATGAGAATGCTTGTGTGGTGGATGAGAACAACTCTGAAGTTTTGGATGCTGATGGTTCAGGAGACAAGGGCAGTTATTCTTTGGACGAATTTAATGAGAAACGGAAGGTTGAGGAGGACTCGACAATGGAGGCCTTGGAAACACCGGATTTGGGGAAAGAAATGCATGGTTTGAAAGATGACGAAGATATGAGTTCATTATCTGATATTACTGAACTTGTGGAGGAGAGAATTGGGCAGTTGGAGAGTAAGAGAATTAGTAAAAGGGCGGAACAGAAATCACGGGCTTCGATGAAGCCACTGGAGTTAGCTGAGGAGCTTGAGAAGAAGAATGCTTCCACTGGTTTGCATTGGGAAGAGGGTGCAGCTGCTCAGCCAATGAGGCTTGAGGGCGTCCGGAGGGGGTCGACCACGTTGGGATACTTTGATATTGAGGCAGACAATACAATCACACGGACCATTTCTTCTCATCCATGCAGGAGAGATTATGGTTCCCCTCAAGTCTTGGCTGTTCATACTAGTTATATTGCAGTGGGAATGTCAAAGGGGGTCATTTTAGTCGTGCCCAGTAAATATTCCTGTTATAATCCTGACCACACGGACGCAAAG ATGTTGGTGCTTGGCTTGCAAGGGGATCGATTGCATGCCCCTGTAACTTCCATGTGCTTCAATCAGCAGGGAGACCTGCTCTTAGCTGGTTACAGTGATGGTCATATTACTGTTTGGGACATACAGAGATCATCAGCTGCAAAGGTTATTACTGGAGAGCATACATCACCAATAGTACATACATTGTTTCTGGGCCAGGATTCTCAGGTTACTCGACAATTTAAAGCAGTTACTGGTGATAGTAAGGGTCTGGTTCTGTTGCATGCTTTCTCAGTGGTTCCCTTACTCAATAGGTTCTCCATCAAAACCCAG TGTCTCCTTGATGGACAAAAAACGGGAATTGTGCTATCAGCTTCACCACTCCTTTTTGACGAATTCTCCGGAGTTGCTTCCCTGTCCTCTCAGGGAAACAATGCAGTTTCTTCCAGCAGTCTTGGTAGTATGGTGGGAGGCGTAGTTGGCGGAGATGCAGGCTGGAAACTCTTTAACGAAGCCTCTTCTTTAGTTGAAGAAGGTGTGGTCATATTTGTCACCCATCAAACTGCTCTGGTG GTAAGGCTCACTCCAACTTTGGAAGTCTATGCTCAACTTTCTAAGCCGGATGGGGTTCGTGAGGGTGCTATGCCTTATACTGCATGGAAATGCATGACACAGTCACGCGGTTCGCCTACTG AAAATATGCCTGCGGAAGCAGCAGAGAGAGTTTCCTTGCTCGCAATTGCTTGGGATCGGAAAGTTCAGGTTGCAAAATTAGTCAAATCAGAGCTAAAAGTATATGGGAAATGGTCTGTTGACAGTCCAGTCCTAGGTCTGGCTTGGTTGGATGACCAg ATGCTGGTGGTGCTCACATTAACTGGACAACTCTGTTTGTTCACGAAGGATGGAACTGTGATTCACCAAACAAGATTTTCTGTGGATGGCTCTGGAGGAGATGATCTTGTTGCATATCATACTCACTTCATCAATATCTTCGGGAACCCTGAGAAAGCTTATCACAATTGTATAGCTATAAGAGGAGCTTCTGTATACATACTTGGACCTATGCACCTTATTATTTCTCGCCTTCTCCCATGGAAGGAACGGATTCAGGTACTGAAGAAAGCAGGTGACTGGATGGGTGCGCTGAACATGGCAATGACACTTTATGATGGCCAAGCCCATGGTGTTATTGACCTCCCTAGAAGCTTGGATGCTGTACAGGAGGCCATAATGCCGTACCTGGCAGAGTTGCTTTTGTCATATGTAGATGAAGTTTTTTCCTATATTTCAGTGGCATTTTGCAACCAAATCGAAAAAGTGGAACAACCGGAAAACCCAAATAGTAGAAGCAGTTCTGTGCACTCTGAAATAAAAGAGCAATACACTCGCGTGGGTGGAGTTGCTGTGGAATTCTGTGTTCATATCAAGAGGACTGACATTCTTTTTGATGAAATATTCTCCAAGTTTGTGGCTGTTCAACAGAGAG ACACATTTTTGGAGCTTTTGGAGCCATATATTTTGAGGGATATGCTTGGATCTCTACCACCTGAG ATTATGCAAGCACTCGTAGAGCATTATAGCAGCAAGGGGTGGTTACAGCGAGTTGAACAATGCGTCCTTCACATGGATATCTCTTCCTTAGATTTCAATCAG GTTGTCAGGTTATGTAGGGAGCACGGATTATATGGTGCTCTGGTTTATCTCTTCAATAAAGGATTGGATGATTTTAGGGCTCCTTTAGAGGAGCTGTTTGTGGTCTTGCGAAATAGTCTAAAGGAAAGTGCTGCTGCCCTTGG GTTTAGGATGCTTGTTTATCTGAAATACTGCTTTTCAGGTCTTGCTTTTCCACCGG GACAAGGAACTCTACCCACTACACGCTTGCCATCACTTAGGACCGAACTTCTACAATTTCTATTAGAAAAATCTGATGCCCTGAACTCACAAACAGTTTCAAGCTTATCATCTGGAGGAGCATACCTGAACCTGTATCATCTCTTAGAGTTAGATACTGAAGCTACTTTAGATGTTTTGAGATGTGCTTTTGTAGAAGATGAAATCCCAAGACCCGACTTTTCATTGCATGATTCAGCAGATGAAAATATGGAGGTGAAAAAAGAAGATGATAATGGCggtaaaaaattattggttCAAGATACGTTGAATGCTCTTGTTCATATTCTTAATAGGGACATCTTCCAAACAGAGAGGTATGGTAGTGAAGATGTCATTGGATCAGTTGAAGAGTGGCCTTCAAAGAAAGACTTAGGTCATATATATGAGTTTATAGCGTACTATGTTGCATGTAGAAGAGCTAATGTCTCAAAAAGTGTACTGAGTCAGATTTTAGAGTATTTAACATCAGAGAATACTTTTCCACCTAATGTTTCCACACATCgtataatttcaaaaagaagagagaagcaGGTGCTTGCCCTTCTAGAAGCAGTGCCTGAGACTGACTGGAATGATTCTCATGTGTTAGATCTATGTGAGAAAGCACAATTTTACCAG GTTTGTGGCTTAATTCATAGTATCAGACACCAGTATCTTGCTGCTTTGGATAGCTATATGAAAGATGTAGATGAACCCATTCATGCATTCTCCTTTATCAACAAAACATTGTTACTGCTGAGTGACAGAGAACTTGCTGCTTTTCAATCAGCTGTCATTTCTCGGATACCGGAGCTGGTTGACTTAAGCAG AGAGGGTTCGTTCTTCTTGGTCATTGATCATTTCAACAAAGAAGCTTCTCATATCCTGTCTGAACTTCACTCTCATCCACGAAGCCTTTTCCTCTATTTAAAAACGGTCATTGAGGTTCATTTATCTGGCACCCTCAATTTCTCTTATTTAAGACAAGAAGATTTTATGGATTCTTCTGATGGAAGAAGGATAAAGGATCAGGCAAGAGGACTTGAGTTCTACATGGAAAAGATCTCTGATTTCCCCAAGTTCCTGCGTAATAATCCGGTTGAAGTGACTGATGAGATGATTGAGCTTTATCTGGAG CTATTATGTCAGTATGAACCTGGTTCAGTTCTCAAATTCCTGGAGACATTTGATAGCTATCGTGTGGAACACTGTTTACGCCTGTGCCAGGAATATGGGATTATAGACGCAGCCGCATTCTTATTAGAAAGGGTTGGTGATGTGGGGAGTGCTCTTTTACTTACACTTTCAGGTCTTGATAGCAAATTTGTTGAGCTAGATACTGCGGTGGGAGGTTTAGTTTCTAATGTGGCTTTGAGTTCTGCTGCTGGTACAGAGTATCTCCGCACCTTATTATATATGAAGGAG GTGAATGATATACACAATATATTGAATGCCTGTATTGGATTGTGCCAGCGGAACACCCCTCGTTTGAACCCTGAGGAGTCAGAGACACTCTGGTTCAGATTACTTGACTC GTTTTGTGACCCTCTAATGGGTTCATATAGTGATGAAATGGTGTCTAGAGGAGAAAATCATGTTCAAATGCAACCTGAATCATCAGCCTTACAAGAGGATGAAGATGCAGGCATAGTTAAGTGGAGAATCTCAAAATCCCATAGAGGGGCTCATATCTTGAGGAAATTGTTCTCTCAGTTCATCAAAGATATTGTCGAGGGAATGATAGGATATGTTCGCCTTCCAACTATCATGTCCAAACTCCTCTCTGACAATGGCAGCCAGGAGTTTGGTGATTTTAAACTTACCATATTGGGCATGCTTGGAATATATGGCTTTGAAAGACGAATTCTG gatactGCCAAATCCTTAATAGAGGATGATACATTCTATACCATGAGCTTACTCAAGAAGGGGGCCTCTCATGCATATGCACCCCGGAGTTTTATATGTTGTATATGTAATTGCCTGCTCATGAAGGACTCTTCTAGTTTTAGCATTCGAGTTTTTAATTGTGGCCATGCAACTCATCTCCAATGCGAAGTTCCAGAAAATGAAGCAGAAAGTAGAGGCACCTCATCTGGATGCCCAATTTGTATGCCGAAGAAGAAATCTCAGAAAGCGAAAAATAAATCGATTCTTCCAGAAAATGGTTTAGTGAGTAAATTGTCATCGAGACCCCAACAAACACGTGGAACTAATATTCTACACCCGCATGAAAGTGATGCATCAGAGAATCCATATGGGCTTCACCCAATTTCACGG TTTGAGATCTTGGCTAGTTTGCAGAAAGACCAGAGATTAGTCCAGATAGAAAACGTGCCTCAGTTGAGGCTTGCACCGCCAGCTGTTTATCATGAAAGAGTGAAGAAAGGAACGGATATTTTTACTGGAGAAAGTAGCAATGGCCTTgcaaaaatagagaaacaaaGCAAAAACAGGCAACTGAGGGATCTAAGAGTAAAGGGATCATCTCGGTTCCCTTTAAAATCAAGTATATTCG GCAAACAGAAGACCAGCAAGCGGTAA
- the LOC133863732 gene encoding pyruvate dehydrogenase E1 component subunit alpha-3, chloroplastic, translating to MSFTATTKFVQPLPLHTTSSSRSNDHKPFLDPFKPTSFFGSTHKLRFTSLAKSHQANLHRRSTVVAVSDVVKEKKAKSSTNLLITKEEGLVLYEDMVLGRAFEDMCAQMYYRGKMFGFVHLYNGQEAVSTGFIKLLKKEDSVVSTYRDHVHALSKGVPARAVMSELFGKTTGCCRGQGGSMHMFSKEHNVLGGFAFIGEGIPVATGAAFSSKYRREVLQEADCDHVTVAFFGDGTCNNGQFFECLNMAALWKLPIVFVVENNLWAIGMSHLRATSDPEIWKKGPAFGMPGVHVDGMDVLKVRDVAKEAIGRARRGEGPTLVECETYRFRGHSLADPDELRDPAEKARYAARDPLTALKNYMFENNLTSEAELKAIEKKIDEVVEEAVEFADESPHPGRSQLLENVFADPKGFGIGPDGRYRCEDPKFTEGTAHV from the exons ATGTCGTTCACGGCCACAACCAAGTTCGTGCAGCCCCTCCCTCTCCACACCACCTCCTCCTCCAGATCCAATGACCACAAGCCTTTCCTCGACCCTTTCAAACCCACCTCTTTTTTCGGATCCACGCACAAGCTTCGGTTCACCTCTCTCGCCAAGTCCCATCAGGCTAACCTCCACCGTCGATCCACTGTGGTCGCCGTATCCGACGTCGTCAAGGAGAAGAAAGCCAAATCCAGCACCAATCTG CTGATCACTAAAGAGGAAGGCTTGGTGCTCTATGAAGATATGGTATTGGGCAGAGCTTTTGAAGACATGTGTGCCCAGATGTATTACAGGGGCAAAATGTTTGGTTTCGTTCACCTCTACAATGGCCAAGAGGCCGTGTCAACTGGGTTTATCAAGCTTTTGAAGAAGGAAGATTCTGTGGTCAGTACATACCGCGATCACGTACATGCCCTGAGCAAAGGGGTCCCTGCTCGTGCTGTGATGAGTGAGCTCTTTGGAAAGACCACCGGATGTTGCCGAGGCCAGGGTGGTTCGATGCACATGTTCTCAAAAGAGCACAATGTACTTGGTGGGTTCGCCTTCATTGGTGAAGGGATTCCAGTGGCCACGGGTGCAGCATTCTCCAGCAAGTATAGGAGGGAGGTATTGCAAGAGGCAGATTGTGATCATGTGACAGTGGCATTTTTCGGAGATGGGACTTGTAACAATGGCCAGTTTTTTGAGTGTTTGAATATGGCGGCTTTGTGGAAATTGCCGATTGTGTTTGTCGTGGAGAATAACCTATGGGCTATTGGGATGTCACATTTGAGGGCTACTTCGGATCCAGAGATTTGGAAGAAGGGGCCCGCATTTGGGATGCCCGGTGTTCATGTTGATGGCATGGATGTTTTGAAAGTTAGGGATGTGGCAAAGGAGGCAATTGGAAGGGCTAGGAGAGGAGAAGGGCCGACATTGGTGGAATGTGAAACATATAGGTTTAGAGGACACTCATTGGCTGATCCTGATGAGCTTCGTGACCCTG CTGAGAAGGCACGCTATGCTGCTAGAGATCCTCTCACAGCGTTGAAGAACTATATGTTTGAGAATAATTTAACCAGTGAAGCAGAGTTAAAGGCCATAGAGAAGAAGATAGATGAGGTGGTTGAGGAGGCTGTTGAGTTTGCAGATGAGAGCCCTCATCCAGGTCGCAGTCAGCTATTAGAGAATGTGTTTGCAGATCCAAAAGGTTTTGGAATTGGACCTGATGGGCGATATAGATGTGAGGATCCCAAATTCACTGAAGGCACTGCTCATGTGTAG